The Streptomyces sp. TLI_105 DNA segment GCGACGCCCTGGACACCATCGGCAAGGAGGACGTGTCGATCCTCGCGTACACCGCGAAGTACTCCTCCGCCTTCTACGGCCCCTTCCGCGAGGCCGTCGGCTCCTCCCTCAAGGGCGACCGCAAGACCTACCAGCAGGACCCCGCCAACCTCCGCGAGTCGATGCGCGAGCTCGCGCTCGATCTGGAGGAGGGCGCCGACATGGTGATGGTCAAGCCGGCCGGCCCCTACCTGGACGTGCTCGCCAAGGTCGCCGACTCGGTGGACGTGCCCGTCGCCGCGTACCAGATCAGCGGCGAGTACTCGATGGTCGAGGCCGCCGCCGAGAAGGGCTGGATCGACCGCGACAAGGCGATCCTGGAGACCCTCACCGGCATCCGCCGCGCCGGCGCGCAGATGATCCTCACCTACTGGGCGACCGAGGCCGCGCGGAACCTGTCCGCCGGTCGCGGATAGCCGGGACCTAGGGTCTGTCCGGCGGATCATGGCCGGGGCCGCGACGCCTGGCACGGCCCCTCGCCGCGTTGCCGAAACGCCCCCACAGCCTCCGCTGTCGAGGCGCTCCGGCGCCTTGCGAGGCGTCCCCTCGGCCTTGGCGGGCCTGGGGAGGCCCCATGCACCGGACGCCGCGGCCTTCTCCGACCCTGATCCGCCGGACAGGCCCTAGTCCCACCAGAAGCTCCACACCGGGGCGTCCACCAGCGCCCCCCGGGCGTACTCGCGCAGGCCGTCGTGGTTCCCCTGCGTGATGTTGTCCGGGCAGAACGCGAAGTGCTCCGCCGCCACCGCCTCGGCCTCCGCCACGGTCCGGGGCGGGGCGGCCACCGAGACCACCAGGTGGGCGAAGGTGAGCGCGACGACACGGGCGCCGAAACGGTCCTCCCAGGAGCGCAGCACCGCGCACAGGCGGGCCACGTCGTTCTCGTGGTTCAGTGGCCCGCCCCAGCCGATGACCGCCGGTATGTCGGCGCTCCGCCGGGCCGGCACCAGCGCCGGGCGCGCGTCCGCCAGCCAGAAGCCCGGCTCCGTCAGCAGCTCCGCGACATCGGCCGCCGCCCGGTCGGGGTCCGTGCTCAGCGGTTGCGCCGGAGCCAGGCCCGGCCAGTCGGCGGCGGGCGAAGCCTCGATCTCCTCCGCCGCGTAGTACTCCCA contains these protein-coding regions:
- a CDS encoding DUF4253 domain-containing protein, encoding MAMIPNQLPRLVSDPTGRSLGLDLPPGALTGLADAPYLWSGHGAAGPAAWAALRPAARTAGLLPVLLGGEWGLDQWELEPGRMSDPADHDADEVLAGFWEYYAAEEIEASPAADWPGLAPAQPLSTDPDRAAADVAELLTEPGFWLADARPALVPARRSADIPAVIGWGGPLNHENDVARLCAVLRSWEDRFGARVVALTFAHLVVSVAAPPRTVAEAEAVAAEHFAFCPDNITQGNHDGLREYARGALVDAPVWSFWWD